One Aneurinibacillus migulanus genomic region harbors:
- a CDS encoding pyridoxal phosphate-dependent decarboxylase family protein — protein MPKKIEEDLQDIKNILDKVVNEAMLFFDELDSRPAAVNPKEYMHEGLPTEGWGTMKVMEQFQSTYSKSLSGSAGPRYLGFVTGGATPASIAGDWLVSVYDQNVTSIEDSVAGLVEVETIRMLRELFHLPKEFSGAFVSGATMANFVGLAQARQWAAHQHGIDISQHGLYNLPNIKVVSGSPHSSIYKSLSMLGMGRQSVHLIPCLPNREAVDIEKLREFLEENKDMPCVIVANAGTVNTVDFDDLYAIGELKKEYSFWLHVDAAFGGFAACSTKYSHLVNSMDKADSITIDAHKWLNVPYDSAMQFTRHKSLQVEVFQNNAAYLGNAIDHPEFVHLTPENSRRFRALPAWFALKAYGYLGYQEIVEGNVEMAQLLTEKIQRSNKFELLAPTRLNVVCFTPVMKKRVITFDDIKHFLDVLKQDGYVFMTPTIYQGIPGIRAAFSNWRTKAEDVELIWNSLCKVCDSI, from the coding sequence ATGCCAAAGAAAATAGAAGAGGATTTACAAGACATAAAAAATATCCTGGATAAAGTAGTTAATGAGGCTATGCTCTTTTTTGACGAATTAGACTCTCGCCCTGCAGCTGTAAATCCTAAGGAGTACATGCATGAGGGATTACCCACAGAAGGTTGGGGAACCATGAAAGTGATGGAACAATTTCAATCTACTTACTCCAAAAGCTTAAGCGGAAGTGCAGGCCCTCGCTATTTAGGATTCGTGACAGGGGGAGCTACACCTGCTTCTATTGCAGGGGATTGGTTAGTAAGTGTATATGATCAAAATGTGACAAGCATAGAGGACTCGGTCGCTGGATTGGTGGAAGTGGAGACGATTAGAATGCTCAGGGAACTGTTCCATCTTCCCAAGGAATTTAGTGGAGCGTTTGTTAGTGGTGCTACTATGGCAAATTTCGTTGGTCTTGCACAGGCTAGACAATGGGCAGCTCACCAGCATGGAATCGATATTTCTCAACATGGATTATATAACTTACCCAACATTAAAGTCGTTAGTGGATCTCCGCATTCTAGTATCTATAAGTCTTTGTCCATGTTAGGGATGGGGAGACAAAGTGTTCATCTCATTCCTTGTTTACCAAACAGAGAAGCTGTAGATATAGAAAAGCTTCGTGAATTTCTTGAGGAAAACAAAGACATGCCCTGCGTGATCGTAGCTAATGCAGGAACAGTGAATACAGTTGACTTCGATGACTTATACGCGATTGGAGAATTAAAAAAAGAATACTCTTTTTGGTTACACGTTGATGCGGCATTTGGTGGATTTGCAGCGTGTTCCACGAAATATAGTCATTTAGTGAATAGTATGGATAAGGCAGATTCGATCACAATCGATGCGCATAAATGGCTGAATGTACCCTATGATTCCGCCATGCAGTTTACTAGGCATAAGTCGTTGCAGGTGGAGGTCTTTCAGAACAATGCCGCTTACCTAGGGAATGCGATTGACCATCCGGAATTTGTCCATCTTACCCCGGAGAACTCTAGACGTTTCCGTGCATTGCCGGCTTGGTTTGCTTTGAAGGCTTATGGTTATTTAGGTTACCAAGAGATCGTAGAAGGAAATGTAGAGATGGCTCAGCTTTTAACAGAGAAAATACAACGAAGCAACAAGTTTGAGTTATTAGCACCTACAAGGCTTAATGTTGTATGTTTTACTCCTGTAATGAAAAAGAGAGTAATTACTTTTGACGACATTAAGCACTTTCTGGATGTCTTGAAGCAGGATGGTTATGTATTTATGACACCTACCATTTATCAAGGAATACCAGGTATAAGGGCGGCCTTTAGCAACTGGCGAACGAAAGCCGAAGATGTTGAACTTATCTGGAACTCACTTTGCAAAGTCTGTGATTCTATTTAG